The bacterium DNA window AACTGGGGCGGCGATCATGAATTCAAGTTCGGATTTGAATACAAAGCCTCTGAAGGCCATACATTCAGCAGCTACGGAAATGGCGCGCTGATTGCCGATGTTGTTCAGACTACTCCCGGTGGACCACTGATTGCCGGCGCCATTTATGCGCAACGGTTTATCAACGGCACGATGAACTACTATCGCGCCAGCGGCTATGTCACAGACACATGGCGTATGGATCGGCTCACCTTAAACCTCGGATTTCGTGTTGACAGCGGATCGGGTGAAAATCAGGCATCCTCCGTTCCCGCTCCAGCAGGATTTGACGCGTTTATTTCCGGCGTTGATTTCGCGGGAAATGACAGAAGCAAAGTGTACACTGATATTTCTCCACGATTGGGAGCAACATACGACATCACAGGTGACGGCAGGACCATCCTGCGTGGTAATTACGCTCGCTATTACGATGGTTATGTTCCGTTCTACGACACATATGCCAACCCAACATACGTTTACAACGGTGTGATCCTGGGTTTCACAAATTCGAATGGTGACCGGGTGATTACACCTGATGAAGTTACTCGCGTCTTCGGTTATTACGGTGGCGCCGCTCCGGGTCCGTTTGATCAAGCCCAGTTTGATGCATTAAAGCGAATCGGCGACATTGAGTCCGCCGTAACGGATGAATTCGTTGTGGGATTCGAACGTGAAGTCGTTCGGGATCTTGCTTTGTATGTATCGTTCACCCACCGTACGTACGATAACTTCACGCAGACGGTGCCGTTTGGCGTGACACCCGAGGATTATGCGCCGGCCGGTGTCTTCACTTTCTCGCATCCCGAGTTTGGTGATTTCTCGGTGCCTTTCAGCGATCTCACTTTCGCGCACGATGGCACACAATTATTAAAGACAATCGATGGTTACACACAAACCTACAACGGAGTGGATTTTGGCGCGAGAAAGCGAATGAGCAACAACTTCATGTTAAACGCTTTCGTAACCTTACAACGCCAGAAGGCTCACTATGATGGCGGAGATTCCTTCTTCGTCGTTAGCGGCGACGGAATCAATCTCCGAACGGTTTATGCCGATCCTGCGCTTGTCAGTTTCTACGATGATCAACCGTACGCGTTTGTCAGTGGCGGAAGCGGTAAGACCGGAGTGTTCCCGTTTGCCGAATGGACTTTCCGCGCAAGCGGCATCTATCAGCTGCCATGGGATCTCAGTTTGGGCGGCTTTGTGCGTTACCAGCAAGGTTTTCCGCAACCGCTATTTGCTGAGCTTCTCGATGATGAAGGAAACCCCGCGCCTGGAAACTTGTTCAACTTCTATGCGCAAGGACGTCTGATCCTTCTTGAGCCGATTGGAACCCGGCGCTATGACAACATCTTCACGCTGGACCTCAACGTTCAGAAGGTGTTTGAACTCTCAAATTACGGCCGGATTACCGTGGCTGTGGATGTTTTCAATATCACGAACGAAAACACTGTGGTTCAGAGACAACGTCGCGTGACAACTGCTTCCTTTAATGAATTGCAGGAGAATCTTTCTCCACGCGCGGTTCGTCTTGGATTCAAGTACAGTTTCTAACACGGATCGTAGGGGCTGTGCATTCGCGATTTATGCGAATGCTCAGCCCTGCATTCAACTGGCGCGGCATTTGTAAAAATCACAAATGCGGCGCGCCTAACTGAAGGCCACTGCAATGAATCGAACCCCTTCAGCTCCTGCGGTGCCATAGTGAGATTGCCCGAATTTCACGGCATGCGCATCTCCCGCCGCCAGTTCCTGCGTGTCCTCCTCTCCGGAAGGTGCAACGGTTGTCATTTGAATGTTTCCTTCCAGAATGTAATAGATCTCCTCTGTTGCAACATGTCTATGCAATCCGATTGAAGCAAAAGGCTCAAGCTTCGCATCTATTAGAAGCTCAAATCCCGATGAGAAGATGCCCTCGCGCAAACCCTCTTCTTCTGAAAAGACCCACGTGGCATAGTCCTTGCCACTGCCACGCCTTGCATCTTCAAACGCACGATTCTCATGAACGGCCTCGTAAAGAACGTGCGCCATGTTCTCTTTCCTCTTATTTACAGCCCAATCCAGGTTGCCTGAATAGACACGTTTGATCTTTGTATGAAACTTTTCGCCGGAAATGTATTCGGGTTTTTCTTTCGTCATGACCTTATAATAATCGTTCGTACGACTAACATGAATCGCGACGAAATCAGAAACGCAGAAAAGCTCATTCGGCCTTACATTCGAAAGACTCCCATTCTGGAAATATCCGGGAAAGAAATCGGCTGTGATTCAAACCGGATTTTCTTGAAGCTTGAGCTTCTCCAGCATTCCGGATCCTTCAAGACGCGTGGTGCTTTCGCCAATATGTTAATGCGTGAGGTTCCGCAGAACGGAGTCGTTGCCGCGTCCGGTGGAAATCATGGAGTGGCGGTCGCGTATACAGCGATGCAACTGGGCAAGCCGGCAAAAATATTTCTCCCTTCTGTGGCTTCGCGTGCGAAGATCCAGCGGATTCGGGCTTACGGGGCGGAACTCGTGGTTGCAGGAGAACTATACGCGGATGCGCTGGCGGCGAGCCAGGAGTGGGTTCGAGAATCGGGCGCGATGGCAATTCATGCCTACGATCAGAAAGAGACACTGTTAGGACAAGGAACTGTAGGTTTGGAATTTCAGGAGCAGTGTCCCGAACTGGATACGCTTTTCGTTGCAGTAGGAGGGGGAGGACTGATTGGAGGAATCGCGGCGTGGTATTCCGGTGGAGTAAAAATCATCGGAGTCGAACCGGAAGCAGCGCCAACTCTCAGCAACGCCCTCAGCGCAGGAAAACCGGTTGATTCTCCAGCGGGCGGCATCGCTGCGGATTCTCTCGCGCCGAAGAGGGTCGGTGAGTTCATGTTTCCCATTGCACAAAAGTATGTTGACAGCGTGATCCTCGTTTCAGATGAGTCGATCTTGAACGCGGTGCAAGTGTTATGGGACAAATTTCGAATTCTAGCTGAACCTGGAGGCGCCGCTGCACTGGCGGCATTGTTGTCAAAACGGTATGCGACTCAAAGCGGAGAACGGATTGGTGTACTGATATGCGGAGGAAATACGGAATCAGTACCGGTAACATGAAACGTTGTCTACTTCCCTTTTTACTCTGCCTGATACTCCTCAGCTGCTTTTCGCGGCAACGTTATCACCATTTTGAAACCAGAACTCCGTTAGCAGAGGGTGATGCGCTTGTGCTCGGTTTTCTTGGTGGACGTCAAAGCTGGAACAACTCACGCGAGGGAGTTCGCAGGCTTGCACTCGAACTTCGCGCAATGAATCAGCCGGGGTTGCATGTAGAGACAGTTGAGAACGTCAGGCGCGATCTCGCTTTGCAGCTCGTGCAAAACGCGCTGGACAGTGATCGGAACGGGACTCTAACCGGCAACGAAAAAGAATCGGCTCGCCTGATCCTCTA harbors:
- a CDS encoding threonine/serine dehydratase, which encodes MNRDEIRNAEKLIRPYIRKTPILEISGKEIGCDSNRIFLKLELLQHSGSFKTRGAFANMLMREVPQNGVVAASGGNHGVAVAYTAMQLGKPAKIFLPSVASRAKIQRIRAYGAELVVAGELYADALAASQEWVRESGAMAIHAYDQKETLLGQGTVGLEFQEQCPELDTLFVAVGGGGLIGGIAAWYSGGVKIIGVEPEAAPTLSNALSAGKPVDSPAGGIAADSLAPKRVGEFMFPIAQKYVDSVILVSDESILNAVQVLWDKFRILAEPGGAAALAALLSKRYATQSGERIGVLICGGNTESVPVT
- a CDS encoding TonB-dependent receptor, which translates into the protein MKLKTFLVTIALLAVAAAPVLAQVSTRAGSIYGKVNDDKGQPLPGVTITLESTEIQPQTSTTGPAGGFRFANLPPGMYSATFSIEGFTEVRQEEVRVSVGGEVQLQITLNPTLTEEFVVVADTPVVDTKKTGNESSFNREYLDKVPSGRDPWVIIEQTPGVDNDRINIAGSESGQQTGFFARGASFTDNAWNYDGVNATDPLSLGASPTYYDFDAFEEIQIMSGGSDASVQAKGVVVNLVTKRAGNKLEANASYYFTNESLQSDNTPEELIELGVLRSNRIDQVYDVGFDIGGPIVKDRLFAWGAWRRNQIDLFTRVTDPNTGLSLSDKTKLTDLNFKANFNANAANESQFGYFDGAKEKDGRGFDPPTQAEETLWQQGSPGTILEGIWTGQHTLIPNDHTILNARYGYIGLSFELSPNGGNCAASTPCDIPMIFLAVIPHWEDTSFNVSPIDRPSHDFNADMNWFKENWGGDHEFKFGFEYKASEGHTFSSYGNGALIADVVQTTPGGPLIAGAIYAQRFINGTMNYYRASGYVTDTWRMDRLTLNLGFRVDSGSGENQASSVPAPAGFDAFISGVDFAGNDRSKVYTDISPRLGATYDITGDGRTILRGNYARYYDGYVPFYDTYANPTYVYNGVILGFTNSNGDRVITPDEVTRVFGYYGGAAPGPFDQAQFDALKRIGDIESAVTDEFVVGFEREVVRDLALYVSFTHRTYDNFTQTVPFGVTPEDYAPAGVFTFSHPEFGDFSVPFSDLTFAHDGTQLLKTIDGYTQTYNGVDFGARKRMSNNFMLNAFVTLQRQKAHYDGGDSFFVVSGDGINLRTVYADPALVSFYDDQPYAFVSGGSGKTGVFPFAEWTFRASGIYQLPWDLSLGGFVRYQQGFPQPLFAELLDDEGNPAPGNLFNFYAQGRLILLEPIGTRRYDNIFTLDLNVQKVFELSNYGRITVAVDVFNITNENTVVQRQRRVTTASFNELQENLSPRAVRLGFKYSF
- a CDS encoding cupin domain-containing protein; translation: MTKEKPEYISGEKFHTKIKRVYSGNLDWAVNKRKENMAHVLYEAVHENRAFEDARRGSGKDYATWVFSEEEGLREGIFSSGFELLIDAKLEPFASIGLHRHVATEEIYYILEGNIQMTTVAPSGEEDTQELAAGDAHAVKFGQSHYGTAGAEGVRFIAVAFS